One window of Saccharopolyspora phatthalungensis genomic DNA carries:
- a CDS encoding alpha/beta fold hydrolase, which produces MTASDGVQLHAEIVDCGAGDVTVIFCHGYMIDSRSWHFQRAALADQARLVLWDQRGHGRSGWATPANATIDQVGQDLFAVMQATAPHGPVVLVGHSMGGMAILGLAESHPELFGDRIVGATLIATSAGGLSGVTLGLPEPAARLLHQAVRTSLSLLRRQSHMVDTVRRVTSRTSFRLTQRYLFGSQVLQPVAELTARAMASTPIAVIAEFFPELDTFDKRTVVSALGKVPTLILVGDRDTITPISHSEALAREILGAELVAVAGAAHLLILESPQRVNEQLQRLVAGVAQHKTPPSPSEHASRATDAPT; this is translated from the coding sequence GTGACGGCATCCGACGGGGTGCAGCTGCACGCGGAAATCGTCGACTGCGGTGCCGGCGACGTGACCGTCATCTTCTGCCACGGCTACATGATCGACTCGCGGAGCTGGCACTTCCAGCGCGCGGCCCTGGCAGACCAGGCGCGGCTGGTGCTGTGGGATCAGCGCGGACACGGCCGGTCCGGTTGGGCAACACCCGCCAACGCCACCATCGACCAGGTCGGCCAGGACCTGTTCGCGGTCATGCAAGCGACCGCGCCACACGGTCCGGTGGTGCTTGTCGGCCACTCGATGGGCGGCATGGCCATCCTCGGGCTTGCGGAGTCCCATCCGGAGCTGTTCGGTGACCGTATCGTGGGTGCCACTCTCATCGCCACCTCAGCCGGTGGCCTGTCCGGTGTCACCCTGGGTCTGCCCGAACCGGCGGCCCGCCTGCTTCACCAAGCCGTTCGGACGAGCTTGTCCCTGCTGCGCAGGCAGTCGCACATGGTCGACACCGTTCGCCGCGTCACCAGCCGCACTTCGTTTCGGCTCACCCAGCGCTACCTGTTCGGCTCGCAGGTCCTGCAGCCCGTTGCCGAGCTGACCGCGCGTGCGATGGCCTCGACCCCGATCGCGGTGATCGCTGAGTTCTTCCCCGAACTCGACACGTTCGACAAACGCACGGTCGTGTCGGCACTCGGGAAGGTGCCCACCCTGATTCTTGTCGGAGACCGCGACACCATTACTCCGATAAGCCACAGCGAAGCACTCGCACGGGAAATCCTGGGTGCCGAACTGGTCGCTGTTGCCGGCGCGGCCCACCTGCTGATCCTGGAGTCGCCACAACGCGTCAACGAGCAGCTGCAACGGCTCGTCGCAGGCGTCGCCCAGCACAAGACGCCACCTTCGCCAAGCGAGCACGCAAGTCGGGCAACAGACGCGCCTACCTGA
- a CDS encoding universal stress protein yields MTDRARSIVVGVDGSSHSAAAASWAAEDAHLRLRPLHLVMVDNNWARTADAEQIVQDLADRCRMQSPQVTVTEEVVPGHPAEVLISHSTRADMIVVGSRGRGGFAGTHLGSVSSSVAIHSSCPVVVARTEAGATGPVVVGLDTSPLSRHVLEFALEAAAVRKLGLVVMQVWRRPEHDDVFATPITLPSPADIDEAMRRRLAEQVAGHGEKYPDVRIRKVAQHGHPVSALAEASRKAELVVVGHRGRGGFKGMLLGSVASGVLHHAHCPVAVVRIPSASD; encoded by the coding sequence GTGACAGATCGAGCACGTTCCATCGTTGTGGGGGTGGACGGTTCCTCGCACTCGGCGGCGGCTGCCTCCTGGGCGGCAGAGGACGCGCACCTACGGCTTCGGCCACTGCACCTGGTGATGGTCGACAACAACTGGGCGCGTACCGCTGATGCCGAGCAAATCGTGCAGGACTTGGCGGACCGTTGCCGAATGCAGTCACCGCAGGTGACCGTCACCGAGGAAGTCGTTCCCGGACACCCTGCCGAAGTCCTCATCAGCCACTCCACCCGAGCCGACATGATCGTCGTCGGATCCCGCGGGCGTGGTGGCTTCGCCGGTACACATCTGGGGTCGGTGAGCAGCAGCGTGGCCATCCACAGCTCGTGCCCGGTCGTCGTCGCACGCACGGAAGCCGGGGCCACCGGCCCTGTCGTCGTCGGCTTGGACACCTCCCCCCTGAGTCGGCATGTGCTCGAGTTCGCCCTCGAAGCCGCCGCCGTGCGGAAACTCGGTCTCGTCGTGATGCAGGTGTGGCGAAGACCCGAGCACGATGACGTCTTCGCCACACCGATAACACTGCCCAGCCCGGCAGACATCGACGAGGCGATGCGACGACGCCTCGCCGAGCAAGTGGCCGGGCACGGCGAGAAGTACCCGGACGTGCGAATCCGTAAGGTTGCCCAGCACGGTCATCCCGTCTCGGCGCTAGCCGAGGCGTCCCGCAAGGCCGAGCTCGTCGTCGTTGGTCACCGTGGGCGAGGCGGATTCAAAGGGATGCTCCTCGGTTCCGTTGCCAGCGGGGTGCTGCATCACGCCCACTGCCCCGTTGCCGTCGTCCGCATCCCGAGTGCGAGCGACTGA
- the rtcA gene encoding RNA 3'-terminal phosphate cyclase: MIGIDGSLYSGSGSVVRQAVAYAGLTCQPVRIWNARARRPHPGLRPQHVRAVEAVRDLVGGALEGATVGSRTLAFSPGRLIPEGRYAWDVGTAGSATALALAVLPLLVCRGRGVELEIRGGLFQDSAPSVFHLQHVLLPLVGRVGVDAELELVRPGYTPIGGGIIRLIVHPAPHGLHPVTLDQPGNVRSLWGIALSSHLEYRHVSARMANAAGGVLAAEGFDVEIEQRNDLTAAQPGAAFALFADLTHGVRLGADGAGAPHRRAEHIGATVARQLLHEIASGATTDRFTADQILPFAALASGDSIFRIPSVTEHVTTGLWLASLFLGTGARVTHDRIVIHGSAARIAH, encoded by the coding sequence GTGATCGGCATTGATGGGTCGCTGTACAGCGGCAGTGGCAGCGTCGTGCGCCAGGCCGTGGCCTACGCGGGGCTCACCTGCCAGCCGGTGAGGATATGGAATGCGCGAGCCCGCCGCCCCCATCCTGGTTTGCGTCCGCAACACGTGCGTGCCGTGGAGGCCGTTCGCGACCTCGTTGGGGGCGCGCTGGAGGGCGCCACAGTCGGATCGCGCACGCTCGCATTCTCTCCCGGTCGCTTGATTCCCGAGGGACGCTACGCCTGGGACGTGGGGACGGCCGGATCGGCGACCGCACTGGCATTGGCCGTGCTCCCACTGCTTGTCTGCCGCGGGCGAGGAGTCGAACTCGAGATTCGCGGCGGCCTGTTCCAGGACTCCGCGCCCTCGGTGTTTCACCTCCAGCATGTGCTCCTGCCCCTGGTCGGCCGCGTCGGCGTGGACGCGGAGCTGGAACTGGTCCGCCCTGGCTACACCCCCATCGGGGGAGGCATCATCCGTCTCATCGTGCACCCTGCCCCACACGGGCTCCATCCCGTGACCCTTGACCAGCCTGGCAACGTGCGCAGCCTGTGGGGGATCGCGTTGTCCTCGCACCTCGAGTACCGACACGTATCCGCCCGGATGGCCAACGCCGCAGGCGGCGTCCTCGCCGCGGAAGGATTCGACGTCGAAATCGAGCAACGCAACGATCTCACCGCAGCACAGCCAGGTGCAGCATTCGCACTGTTCGCCGACCTCACCCACGGGGTGCGCCTAGGAGCGGACGGCGCCGGCGCCCCACACCGGCGAGCCGAGCACATCGGCGCAACGGTCGCTCGCCAGCTGCTGCACGAGATCGCCAGCGGAGCCACGACGGACCGCTTCACCGCCGACCAGATCCTCCCGTTCGCGGCGCTGGCATCCGGCGACAGCATCTTTCGGATACCCTCTGTCACCGAGCACGTGACGACAGGACTGTGGTTGGCGTCGCTGTTTCTCGGCACAGGGGCGCGCGTGACCCACGACCGCATCGTCATCCACGGCTCCGCCGCTCGGATCGCCCACTGA
- a CDS encoding DUF2267 domain-containing protein, with the protein MPTANTPLFDHAVQTASTWVHDVSHEFDTDDRHFAYRVLRAWLHVLRDRLPVEAAAHFAAQLPELLRGVYYDGWNPSAVPEKYDAQQYLSRFAREANISVTDVHRAAPAITAVALRHLSPGQVDKVLDQLPEDIRALLRPAA; encoded by the coding sequence GTGCCGACGGCGAACACTCCGCTCTTCGACCACGCGGTGCAGACGGCGAGCACGTGGGTGCACGACGTCAGCCACGAGTTCGACACCGACGACCGGCACTTCGCCTACCGGGTTCTGCGCGCGTGGTTGCACGTGCTGCGGGATCGGCTGCCGGTGGAAGCCGCCGCGCATTTCGCCGCGCAGCTTCCGGAACTGCTGCGGGGCGTCTACTACGACGGCTGGAATCCCAGCGCGGTGCCGGAGAAGTACGACGCTCAGCAGTACCTGTCCCGATTCGCGCGGGAGGCGAACATATCCGTCACGGACGTGCACCGGGCAGCCCCAGCGATCACTGCGGTGGCTCTCCGGCACCTTTCGCCCGGACAGGTCGACAAGGTGCTCGACCAGCTCCCGGAAGACATCCGCGCACTGCTGCGCCCGGCGGCCTGA
- a CDS encoding ribosome hibernation promotion factor — translation MVARPRASPDVPVDVQVSDEPISEISDYAEQQVRSVFRFAHEPVLYARVRVSRHRDPAASPRATAQANLDVNGRLVRAQVSAPTSEEAIDRLQERLQRSLERVARHWQARRGRTTSAQPHEWRHGDESAHRPPYFPRPVDEREVIRHKTFALARCGVDEAEFDMDVMDYDFHLFTELGTEQDSVLYRTPSGYRLAQIDPDPDHLAEHAVPVTVSERRAPVLSTAEAAERLGAMDLPFLFFLDGERGRGALLYHRYDGHYGLITPSD, via the coding sequence ATGGTGGCTCGACCACGAGCTTCGCCGGATGTTCCGGTCGACGTGCAGGTCAGCGATGAACCTATTAGCGAGATCTCCGACTACGCCGAGCAGCAAGTCCGTTCCGTCTTTCGCTTCGCGCACGAGCCCGTGCTGTACGCGCGGGTGCGTGTGTCGCGTCATCGGGATCCGGCAGCGTCACCGAGAGCAACCGCGCAGGCCAACCTCGATGTCAACGGGCGGCTGGTGCGGGCACAGGTTTCCGCGCCCACCTCCGAGGAGGCCATCGACCGCTTGCAGGAACGCCTCCAGCGCAGCCTGGAGCGAGTCGCCCGGCATTGGCAGGCGCGGCGGGGCAGGACGACATCGGCGCAACCGCACGAGTGGCGTCACGGTGACGAGTCGGCGCACCGCCCCCCGTACTTCCCGCGCCCGGTCGACGAGCGCGAAGTGATCCGCCACAAGACCTTCGCCCTCGCACGCTGCGGCGTGGACGAGGCCGAGTTCGACATGGACGTCATGGACTACGACTTCCACCTGTTCACCGAGCTCGGCACCGAGCAGGACAGCGTGCTGTACCGCACGCCGAGCGGATACCGCCTGGCGCAGATCGACCCGGACCCAGACCACCTTGCCGAGCACGCCGTCCCGGTGACCGTCAGCGAACGGCGCGCGCCTGTGCTCAGCACCGCCGAAGCCGCCGAGCGATTGGGTGCGATGGACCTTCCATTCCTGTTCTTCCTGGACGGCGAACGCGGCCGTGGAGCCTTGCTCTACCACCGCTACGACGGCCATTACGGACTGATCACGCCTTCGGACTAG
- a CDS encoding DUF3303 domain-containing protein, translating into MLWYCRFRWHENTRAEDVRRRVLEQHEAGTNKPDKIRGWYNLAGGGSGFLLVDTDDPHELTDLLQPYMDLVSWDVHAIYELRYQQMIDEFRQQLQATA; encoded by the coding sequence ATGTTGTGGTACTGCCGCTTCCGGTGGCATGAGAACACGCGTGCGGAGGACGTGCGGCGTCGCGTTCTCGAACAGCACGAGGCGGGTACCAACAAGCCGGACAAGATCCGTGGTTGGTACAACCTGGCTGGCGGTGGCTCGGGTTTCCTCCTCGTCGACACCGACGACCCGCACGAGCTGACCGATCTTCTCCAGCCCTACATGGATCTGGTGAGCTGGGACGTGCACGCGATCTACGAACTTCGCTACCAGCAGATGATCGACGAATTTCGCCAGCAACTCCAAGCGACCGCATGA
- a CDS encoding ribose-phosphate diphosphokinase produces MTAQIVAGTANRPLAESIAEVSGARLAGCSVERFPDGELRPVVDCACGADVYVVQPTGPPVNENVVELLLLLDACRRADAARVTAVVPYFGYARQDRRSRAGESVGARVVADAIAGAGADRLIVVDPHTKSLEAMCGIPVEMLTAVPGLAAAGAERVVGEAVVVAPDLGAVKLAEHYAAFLGAPVAVVRKTRQTGSTVRAEELVGDVASRPVLVVDDMISTGATIEAAVHVLLERGALPEITVAATHGPLLGPAADRLVALPLRTLLVTDTLTPGELTTLRPEVHSVAPLLADAISRLHQNQSVDDLLAWS; encoded by the coding sequence ATGACAGCCCAGATCGTGGCGGGAACGGCCAACCGCCCGCTCGCCGAATCCATCGCGGAGGTATCGGGGGCACGCTTGGCCGGATGTTCGGTCGAGCGATTTCCCGACGGCGAGCTACGGCCGGTGGTCGACTGCGCCTGCGGCGCGGATGTCTACGTGGTCCAGCCCACTGGGCCTCCGGTCAACGAGAACGTGGTGGAACTCCTGCTGCTGCTCGACGCGTGTCGGCGCGCGGACGCGGCACGGGTGACCGCAGTGGTGCCGTACTTCGGGTACGCGCGCCAGGATCGGCGTAGCCGAGCGGGCGAATCGGTGGGTGCCCGGGTGGTCGCCGACGCGATAGCGGGTGCGGGAGCGGACCGGCTGATCGTCGTGGACCCGCACACGAAGTCGCTCGAGGCCATGTGCGGAATACCGGTCGAGATGCTGACCGCGGTGCCGGGGCTGGCGGCTGCGGGAGCGGAGCGCGTAGTCGGCGAAGCGGTGGTCGTAGCACCGGATCTCGGTGCGGTGAAGCTCGCAGAGCATTACGCCGCTTTCCTGGGGGCGCCGGTGGCCGTGGTCCGCAAGACCCGACAAACCGGTTCGACCGTGCGTGCCGAAGAACTGGTGGGCGATGTCGCGTCGAGGCCCGTGCTCGTCGTGGACGACATGATCAGTACCGGCGCCACCATAGAAGCAGCGGTCCACGTCCTGCTGGAAAGAGGCGCATTGCCCGAGATCACCGTGGCAGCCACGCATGGCCCCCTACTTGGCCCCGCCGCCGACCGGCTCGTCGCACTACCACTGCGCACCCTGCTCGTCACCGACACCCTGACTCCGGGTGAGCTGACCACCCTCCGGCCGGAGGTTCATTCCGTTGCACCGCTGCTTGCGGATGCCATCAGCCGTCTGCACCAGAACCAGAGCGTGGACGATCTCCTCGCTTGGAGCTGA
- a CDS encoding Hsp20 family protein, translating to MEATLEDGVLSVRVRKAEESKPRKIEIK from the coding sequence ATCGAGGCCACGCTCGAAGACGGGGTGCTTTCGGTGCGCGTGCGCAAGGCCGAGGAGTCCAAGCCACGCAAGATCGAAATCAAGTAG
- a CDS encoding sigma-70 family RNA polymerase sigma factor, with translation MNTTRHPPPAERVEPPEPDHGADLVAKYLSQIAAIPLLTAGQEVALAKRIEAGVYAAHLLTDHEAAGGRPRDRHALETIAEDGQRAKDQLIRANLRLVAAEAKRHARQSMSYLDVVQEGNLGLIHAVEKFDYTKGYKFSTYAMWWIRQSIRRGMAQRARAIRLPNRQVEELTRLARCEEHLRARLGEEPTVDELAQAAGITAAKVTELRALAHISLSLDTPVGDDGEATVGDLIPDTDVLHALDVVEYHELAREIRILVDTLPPRESLILSLRYGLQTGQPATVQDVAARVGLSTDRVRQLEKQALKELRDPERVGPVLSGKHRLPAPRRRPA, from the coding sequence ATGAACACCACTCGACACCCACCACCAGCCGAGCGCGTCGAACCTCCCGAACCTGACCACGGTGCGGATCTGGTCGCCAAGTACCTCTCCCAGATCGCCGCGATCCCGCTCTTGACCGCAGGTCAGGAGGTCGCGCTGGCCAAACGCATCGAGGCCGGCGTGTACGCCGCGCACCTGCTCACCGACCACGAAGCAGCGGGCGGCAGGCCACGCGACCGGCACGCCCTGGAGACCATCGCCGAAGACGGGCAACGCGCCAAGGACCAGCTGATCCGCGCCAACCTGCGCCTGGTCGCCGCCGAGGCGAAAAGGCACGCACGGCAGAGCATGTCGTACCTCGACGTGGTGCAGGAGGGAAACCTGGGCCTCATTCATGCGGTCGAGAAATTCGACTACACCAAGGGATACAAGTTCTCCACCTATGCGATGTGGTGGATCCGCCAAAGCATCCGGCGGGGCATGGCACAACGCGCCAGAGCGATCCGGCTCCCCAACCGACAGGTGGAGGAACTGACCCGGCTCGCCCGCTGCGAAGAGCACCTCCGCGCGCGCCTCGGCGAAGAACCAACGGTCGACGAACTGGCACAAGCCGCTGGGATCACCGCAGCCAAGGTCACCGAACTCCGCGCACTCGCCCACATCTCGCTCAGCCTGGACACCCCGGTCGGTGACGACGGCGAAGCCACCGTCGGCGACCTGATCCCGGACACCGACGTGCTCCACGCGCTCGACGTCGTCGAATACCACGAACTCGCACGGGAAATACGCATCCTCGTCGACACCTTGCCGCCTCGCGAATCCCTCATCCTGAGCTTGCGGTACGGCCTGCAGACCGGGCAGCCGGCCACCGTCCAAGACGTTGCCGCCCGCGTGGGTCTGAGCACCGACCGGGTCCGCCAACTGGAGAAGCAGGCGCTGAAGGAGTTGCGTGATCCGGAACGAGTCGGACCGGTGTTGTCCGGGAAACACCGGCTACCCGCACCGCGACGACGACCTGCCTGA
- a CDS encoding S9 family peptidase — MAGSAPYGTWQSAMTSRAAARAVAVRSVALGADGVLWWEETRPEEDGRSAIVQCALDGEATEVFGKELAALGAQHDLRSWLPVAGRALVVADDDGLHLVRRACQVQTLTAGSPGTYRDLVRGPDGRSVWCVRERRSERAIVSVSLDGAYAVRTLLRTEECIGSPRPSPDGSMLAWLAWQHPHVPWDGCRLWVGPVTSEGVSPAWSVLGGLGESVFQPEWIGPGALSAVSDRSRWWNPYEVRLDGALRPLACWPEEFGWPQWEGGLATYGRLANGRLAMLHGTGDWRLDLLHPDTGTLEPLDLPYTAYQPRLRTSGNVIAGVAGSPVQPAAVVVVNASTGARRVLRRSMPTPARGWCAPAEWTTFAGRDGHQVHAVVHPPHNPDLRAPSNERVPYVLFLRDWPADRATRMLDPVVLFFTSRGVGVADVVCRGMSGFGRGYREQIYGRWGIADVEDCVVVGRELVQQRGADPARLLVRGVGAGGATALGVLAHTNLCAGGTIYAGVADLPLLAEQGSRRMADHLRALAADSTLQRDPSWLRSIRRPVLMLHGTRDEVVPPSQSRLLDEALRRNGVARARLVFPGEGHHFRRADPISRALDAEMAFYGQILGFTPAGSSALVLHSP, encoded by the coding sequence ATGGCTGGTTCGGCACCGTACGGAACGTGGCAGTCCGCCATGACCTCTCGTGCGGCGGCGCGCGCGGTCGCTGTGCGTTCTGTCGCGTTGGGCGCAGATGGCGTGTTGTGGTGGGAGGAGACCCGGCCGGAAGAAGACGGGCGTAGCGCAATTGTTCAGTGCGCGCTTGATGGGGAGGCCACCGAGGTATTCGGCAAGGAATTGGCGGCGTTGGGGGCTCAGCACGATCTCCGATCCTGGCTCCCCGTGGCCGGCCGGGCATTGGTCGTGGCCGACGACGATGGTCTGCACCTGGTGCGCCGCGCGTGCCAGGTGCAGACCCTGACCGCCGGGTCACCCGGTACGTACCGTGATCTCGTGCGTGGTCCGGATGGCCGGAGCGTGTGGTGCGTGCGTGAAAGGCGATCTGAGCGCGCAATCGTGTCGGTGTCCCTGGACGGCGCCTATGCGGTCCGGACACTGCTGAGGACAGAGGAATGCATCGGATCGCCACGTCCGTCTCCTGACGGGTCGATGCTGGCGTGGCTTGCGTGGCAACACCCGCACGTGCCGTGGGACGGGTGTCGGTTGTGGGTCGGGCCGGTCACGTCCGAGGGCGTTTCGCCGGCGTGGAGCGTGTTGGGTGGGCTCGGCGAGTCCGTGTTCCAGCCCGAGTGGATCGGCCCGGGTGCCCTCTCCGCGGTGTCCGACCGGTCACGTTGGTGGAACCCGTACGAGGTGCGCTTGGATGGAGCACTGCGGCCGTTGGCGTGTTGGCCGGAAGAGTTCGGCTGGCCGCAATGGGAAGGCGGCCTGGCTACCTACGGCCGGCTCGCGAACGGACGGCTGGCGATGCTGCACGGTACGGGCGATTGGCGCCTGGATCTGCTGCACCCCGACACCGGTACCCTCGAGCCCCTGGACCTGCCATACACCGCATACCAGCCCCGGCTGCGCACATCCGGCAATGTGATCGCAGGTGTTGCCGGCTCCCCCGTGCAGCCCGCCGCCGTCGTGGTGGTCAATGCCAGCACCGGAGCACGCCGGGTGCTGCGCCGGTCGATGCCGACCCCAGCGCGTGGCTGGTGTGCCCCAGCGGAGTGGACCACCTTCGCTGGACGCGACGGCCACCAAGTCCACGCGGTCGTTCATCCCCCGCACAACCCCGACCTGCGCGCACCCTCTAACGAGCGGGTTCCCTACGTGCTGTTCCTGCGGGATTGGCCCGCCGACCGCGCGACGCGGATGCTCGATCCGGTCGTCCTGTTCTTCACCAGCCGTGGTGTCGGCGTCGCCGACGTCGTCTGCCGAGGCATGTCGGGATTCGGGCGCGGCTACCGCGAGCAGATCTACGGACGGTGGGGCATCGCCGATGTCGAGGATTGCGTCGTTGTCGGTCGAGAGCTGGTCCAGCAGCGCGGTGCGGACCCGGCGCGTTTGCTCGTGCGCGGGGTCGGTGCCGGGGGTGCCACTGCGCTGGGGGTGCTGGCGCACACGAATCTCTGCGCGGGCGGCACGATCTACGCCGGTGTAGCCGACCTTCCACTGCTTGCCGAACAGGGAAGTCGCAGGATGGCCGACCACCTGCGAGCACTGGCCGCCGATTCGACCCTGCAGCGAGACCCATCGTGGCTGCGGAGCATCCGTCGTCCGGTGCTCATGCTCCACGGCACCCGCGACGAGGTCGTTCCCCCGTCGCAGAGCCGACTGCTGGACGAAGCCCTGCGACGCAACGGTGTCGCGCGTGCCCGTCTCGTCTTTCCCGGCGAGGGCCACCATTTCCGGCGGGCCGATCCCATCAGCCGCGCACTGGACGCCGAAATGGCCTTCTATGGCCAGATCCTTGGCTTCACACCGGCGGGCAGTTCCGCGCTGGTGCTGCACTCGCCCTAA
- a CDS encoding universal stress protein → MATPSRPVLVGVDAFPASSEAALWAVAEAALRHADMQLVVVNDDPTLEENLRQRLQDVAGRCREHRPQVAISEHLCRGRPAAELIRRSSEAQLLVTGSRGREEPAGWLGSVSTAVATRAYCPVTVVHGPHTEFTSGPIVVGYDDSQHSGTALRFALEAAILHHTDVLAILVLRDIRNEYPWTEQSIIDIDWKRWHDEALAHLGRQLTERTEDYPGVSARAEVRRGYPIEELAEAGSAARMLVVGHRGTGGAPGLLLGSVASGVLHHAPCPVTVVR, encoded by the coding sequence ATGGCAACACCGAGCAGACCTGTGCTCGTCGGGGTGGATGCCTTCCCGGCGTCATCGGAAGCCGCGTTGTGGGCGGTGGCGGAGGCCGCGCTGCGTCACGCGGACATGCAACTCGTGGTCGTCAACGACGACCCGACCCTGGAAGAGAATCTCCGGCAGCGGCTGCAGGACGTGGCCGGCCGGTGCCGCGAGCACCGTCCGCAAGTGGCCATCTCCGAGCATCTCTGCCGGGGCCGCCCCGCTGCGGAACTCATCCGGCGCTCCAGCGAGGCGCAACTGCTGGTGACCGGATCCCGCGGGCGGGAGGAACCGGCCGGATGGCTGGGCTCGGTGAGCACCGCGGTCGCCACTCGCGCCTACTGCCCGGTCACCGTGGTACACGGGCCCCACACCGAGTTCACCAGCGGTCCGATCGTCGTCGGTTACGACGACTCTCAGCACAGCGGTACGGCCCTACGGTTCGCCCTCGAGGCCGCGATCTTGCACCACACCGATGTGCTGGCCATTCTCGTCCTACGCGACATCCGGAACGAATACCCCTGGACGGAGCAGTCCATCATCGACATCGACTGGAAACGCTGGCACGACGAAGCACTGGCACACCTCGGCAGGCAACTCACCGAACGCACCGAGGACTACCCGGGTGTCAGCGCCCGGGCAGAAGTGCGGCGCGGTTACCCGATCGAGGAGCTGGCCGAGGCCGGCAGTGCCGCCCGAATGCTGGTCGTCGGCCACCGCGGCACCGGCGGTGCCCCCGGTCTGCTGCTGGGATCTGTCGCCTCCGGTGTGCTCCACCACGCACCCTGCCCCGTCACCGTCGTCCGCTGA
- a CDS encoding phosphoribosyltransferase: MPFGDRRDAGWRLAEQLQHLRDEDVVVLGLPRGGVPVAFEVARALDAPLDVIVVRKLGVPFHPELGMGAIGEGDVRIINDEVMWRTGVRPDELAEVEQRERVELDRRAQRLREGRARAELSGRTALIVDDGIATGSTAAVACRVARAQGAARVVLAVPVAPRSALERLRESVDELVCLETPVGFWAIGQWYADFSQTSDAEVVDLLDRAAQAHPTPTATQTTAGDPDAWLRDEEVEVEVGPVRLAGHLSVPERARGIVVFAHGSGSSRHSPRNRYVAGKLNRAGLGTLLFDLLAGAEEFDRRNVFDVELLASRLVEVTRWLRTQPEARRLGLGYFGASTGAAAALWAAAEAPDLVKAVVSRGGRPDLAAARLAEVQAPTLLIVGSRDDAVLGLNQQAHALMRCESQLAIVPGATHLFEEEGTLDEAAELARDWFTSHLAAVGRRA; this comes from the coding sequence ATGCCGTTCGGTGACCGGAGAGATGCGGGGTGGCGGCTGGCCGAGCAGTTGCAGCACCTGCGCGACGAGGACGTGGTGGTGTTGGGGTTGCCGCGGGGTGGTGTTCCGGTCGCTTTCGAGGTGGCCCGGGCACTGGACGCCCCGCTGGACGTGATCGTGGTGCGCAAGCTCGGTGTTCCCTTCCACCCCGAGTTGGGGATGGGGGCGATCGGAGAAGGCGATGTCCGCATCATCAACGACGAGGTGATGTGGCGGACCGGGGTGCGGCCCGATGAGCTTGCGGAGGTCGAGCAGCGGGAGCGCGTCGAGCTGGACCGGCGGGCCCAGCGGCTCCGGGAGGGTCGCGCGCGGGCGGAGCTGTCGGGGCGGACGGCGCTCATCGTCGATGACGGGATCGCGACCGGCTCCACTGCTGCGGTGGCCTGCCGCGTGGCTCGCGCGCAGGGCGCGGCGCGGGTGGTGTTGGCGGTGCCGGTAGCCCCGCGCAGTGCGCTGGAGAGGCTGCGGGAATCCGTGGACGAACTGGTCTGCCTGGAAACACCCGTGGGATTCTGGGCGATCGGCCAGTGGTACGCGGACTTCAGCCAAACTTCGGACGCGGAGGTGGTCGACTTGCTTGACCGGGCCGCGCAGGCCCATCCCACGCCCACCGCGACCCAAACCACGGCCGGGGATCCCGACGCCTGGCTACGGGATGAAGAGGTCGAGGTCGAGGTCGGTCCGGTGCGGCTGGCGGGACATCTGAGCGTGCCCGAGCGAGCCCGGGGGATCGTGGTGTTCGCGCACGGCAGCGGCAGCAGCAGGCACAGCCCCCGCAACCGGTACGTGGCCGGGAAACTCAACCGCGCCGGGTTGGGGACGTTGCTGTTCGACCTGCTCGCAGGGGCCGAGGAATTCGACCGCAGGAACGTCTTCGACGTCGAACTGCTGGCGTCTCGGCTGGTCGAGGTGACCAGGTGGTTGCGCACCCAGCCGGAAGCCCGACGCCTCGGCCTCGGCTACTTCGGCGCGAGCACCGGAGCTGCGGCAGCGCTGTGGGCGGCTGCCGAGGCGCCGGACCTGGTGAAAGCCGTGGTCTCCCGCGGCGGCCGGCCGGACCTGGCTGCTGCGCGGCTGGCCGAGGTGCAGGCTCCGACACTGCTGATCGTGGGTAGCCGGGATGACGCGGTGCTCGGACTCAACCAGCAAGCACACGCCCTGATGCGCTGCGAGAGCCAACTCGCAATCGTGCCGGGAGCGACCCACCTGTTCGAGGAGGAAGGGACTCTGGACGAGGCTGCGGAACTCGCCCGCGACTGGTTCACCAGCCACCTCGCGGCAGTCGGGCGCAGGGCCTGA